A region of Rhodoferax potami DNA encodes the following proteins:
- a CDS encoding J domain-containing protein, producing the protein MTRPLGRLGIAELEELFKKPNATADEIKALETELTYRSTAKAEKLLSEIRSGGRYKQAIASAGKRIAEKQLVQLELPSVDGFELSSSAANPSVQLVNRPSSPASIPTPTPQKMTNAKPVLAMSKEQAFKILKVSPTASWEQLEKSRRELVASGQPDKLAGMAPDVRQSIQEECKQVNAAYKFLLQGS; encoded by the coding sequence ATGACTAGGCCGCTGGGACGACTTGGAATTGCAGAGTTGGAAGAGCTTTTCAAGAAGCCGAACGCTACTGCTGACGAAATCAAGGCATTGGAGACAGAGCTCACATATCGGTCAACTGCGAAAGCTGAAAAGCTACTTTCGGAAATTCGCAGCGGCGGTCGTTATAAACAGGCGATTGCCAGTGCAGGAAAGAGGATTGCTGAGAAGCAGCTGGTCCAACTCGAGCTCCCGTCGGTCGATGGCTTTGAGTTGTCTTCCAGTGCAGCTAACCCTAGCGTTCAATTGGTTAATCGCCCCTCATCGCCCGCGTCAATTCCTACGCCCACCCCACAAAAAATGACTAATGCCAAACCTGTATTGGCAATGTCAAAAGAACAAGCCTTCAAGATTTTGAAAGTATCGCCAACAGCCAGTTGGGAGCAACTTGAGAAATCGCGGAGAGAACTTGTAGCCAGTGGTCAACCAGACAAGTTGGCGGGTATGGCACCGGATGTACGGCAGTCCATTCAAGAGGAATGTAAGCAAGTCAACGCAGCCTACAAGTTTCTATTGCAGGGCTCCTGA
- the pdxH gene encoding pyridoxamine 5'-phosphate oxidase: MTSIASLRKSYERAELDEQASHADPMLQFDRWLQEAIQSEVPEPNAMTLATVGSDLRPSTRVVLIKGFDARGIVWFTNYESRKGKALAGNPYAALQFHWVELERVVRIEGVVEKVSDEESDAYFHSRPLDSRIGAWASPQSEVIPGRTLLVTNAAKYAAQFLLQPPRPPHWGGYRLKPDQWEFWQGRKSRLHDRLRYSQGTDGAWLRERLAP, from the coding sequence ATGACATCCATTGCCTCCTTACGCAAAAGTTACGAACGTGCCGAACTCGATGAGCAGGCTTCGCATGCCGACCCCATGCTGCAGTTTGACCGCTGGCTGCAAGAAGCCATCCAGAGCGAGGTGCCTGAGCCCAACGCCATGACGCTGGCCACCGTGGGCAGCGACCTGCGCCCCAGCACCCGGGTGGTGTTGATCAAAGGCTTTGATGCCCGCGGCATTGTTTGGTTTACCAACTACGAAAGCCGCAAAGGCAAGGCCCTGGCGGGCAACCCGTATGCCGCGCTGCAGTTCCATTGGGTAGAGCTGGAGCGGGTGGTCCGGATCGAAGGCGTGGTCGAAAAAGTGAGTGACGAAGAGAGCGACGCCTATTTCCACAGCCGCCCGCTGGACTCGCGCATCGGCGCATGGGCCTCCCCGCAGAGCGAAGTGATCCCTGGCCGCACGTTGCTGGTAACCAACGCGGCCAAATACGCCGCCCAGTTTCTGCTGCAGCCGCCGCGCCCGCCACACTGGGGCGGCTACCGCCTCAAGCCGGACCAGTGGGAGTTCTGGCAGGGCCGCAAAAGCCGTTTGCATGACCGGCTGCGTTACAGCCAAGGTACCGACGGCGCCTGGTTGCGCGAGCGACTGGCGCCCTAG
- a CDS encoding AAA domain-containing protein has product MAEASTFVIDLLTYIEEVEKLKTKPAFTVPTEFFVAFQQDLKGLPEIRFNVQVEGDDVWLKVPRLQEIGAPDPGEALRQWVTLPKTPEKVPELKAECVLFEGKREVSREQLQDRPDVKELFDWYVENQWEPWAAAEKPRRKSISLYNKLFALQQTISSEGAETPLELAWGLGYSTWKKEGQANSVKYPLLVQSCEITLNPRTFDLEVRPRDVDTRLEVDCYAEMDVPGVKPIEEFWKSFQATSQNRVNPFEDSTFEGVLKAAVGHLDPSGKYEVRTDDVTLPAVGDKLLATNTWVLFGRKRSGDIFLEDIRRLKKTVEATETLPNVIRSFVEEGDASVRVRPEVQFRGLSTSDGSNAAKELYFPMAYNDEQVSIIQKLEANDGVVVQGPPGTGKTHTIANVICHYLAMGKRVLVTSKGETALSVLQEKLPERIRPLSVALLSEEREGMKQFEHAIQTIATGVEGLQPHRIEAHIVSLDAELNQLHAKISHVDRSIAAHAASHMRQYKFQGREISPEEIAKLVIEQADEHQWFDDNVSDQKGEALSFTDADITGLRQARAKVGADIAYLTASLPPNDDLPSWSDLIGLHKDIVKAKSIESKVEAGAIISLVDSKYETFNRAQELLTFLDEYLALKGRLLGDAIGRTLATRLAELQEHDPVLTGLLGVCGSFRDIEAKRKEFVAKAISVPDLAERNPDFIEALTRLMNGKGAFLLPFGKGEARQLVASVTLLGGAPQRTEDWQEVNTYVQWRLNAHREVARWAAISTEFGLSCQIAEIETTVRSVVQQQAWVDDAKRFVFEMDRQMHGRVQAVCGKQVADAVTEQGDGYLVEVRASLNAHLERGQLGYAIKRAGDVLDKLRDRSGLVVDQLREFLTRELGSPVSVESDLQANWLAIQRDLSRLNGLRSSFDEIDRVTNLIFSAGAENWASRLRTVAVSGDSDAVLPVRWREAWSWRIAYLFLEKIDVHQKIRDLFGERRTLTASLSRTYQDLVAEKTWLGVFNNSPQSIRQALQAYLNSIQAMGSGTGIRAVRHRRHAREAMLKAYMAVPCWVLPQWRVSETLPPEIGLFDLVIIDEASQSDIWALPALLRGKKLLVVGDHKQVSPGAVGLAEQRIIDLEQRFLRSQFHGAQMTPDKSVYDLARVVFAGNSVMLKEHFRCVPAIIEFSNREFYSGDIKPLRVPKANERLDPPLIDVRVKGGYRKGDTNPAEAQAIVQEIEKILTTPEMDGRSIGIVTLLGTEQAKLINDLINERVSPGDIVSRKIAVGPPPVFQGRERDIMMVSMVLAPGDRTASAVAGQQQRFNVALSRARDRMYLFRSVADNAFSEDSLSGKVMRHFRQPFNQDARQVERLRDLCESAFERDMFDEITKRGYRIQPQVPCGSYRIDFVIEGSEGRRLAVECDGDRFHGPGQWSDDMARQRVLERAGWTFWRCFASSFARRRSEVLDDLWSTLAGLGIEPLGADFVDNTAWVETRDVDPFGVDVTVSEPVVEVALP; this is encoded by the coding sequence TTGGCTGAGGCATCAACGTTCGTAATCGACCTGCTGACTTATATCGAAGAGGTCGAAAAACTCAAAACAAAACCGGCCTTCACAGTGCCAACAGAGTTTTTTGTTGCCTTTCAGCAGGACCTCAAAGGGCTCCCCGAAATCCGCTTCAACGTGCAAGTTGAAGGTGACGACGTTTGGTTAAAAGTACCTCGTCTTCAAGAAATTGGCGCCCCCGACCCCGGTGAAGCCTTGAGGCAATGGGTAACGCTGCCCAAAACTCCGGAAAAGGTCCCAGAGCTAAAAGCTGAGTGCGTACTTTTCGAGGGAAAGCGGGAGGTTTCTCGTGAGCAACTGCAAGACCGCCCCGATGTCAAAGAGCTCTTCGACTGGTATGTGGAAAACCAATGGGAGCCATGGGCTGCCGCTGAAAAGCCACGCCGTAAATCAATATCCCTCTACAACAAGCTTTTCGCACTGCAGCAGACCATCTCATCTGAAGGTGCCGAAACCCCGCTTGAGCTTGCATGGGGTCTTGGATATTCAACTTGGAAGAAGGAGGGGCAGGCGAATTCGGTCAAGTACCCGCTTTTGGTGCAGTCCTGCGAAATAACTCTAAATCCGCGGACTTTCGACCTTGAGGTTAGACCTCGTGATGTGGACACACGTCTTGAGGTGGACTGCTATGCCGAGATGGACGTTCCAGGCGTCAAACCGATTGAGGAGTTCTGGAAAAGCTTCCAGGCTACTAGCCAAAATAGAGTCAATCCATTTGAAGACTCAACCTTTGAAGGGGTCCTGAAGGCAGCTGTTGGCCATTTGGACCCCTCCGGCAAGTACGAGGTCCGCACAGATGACGTGACGCTGCCAGCTGTCGGAGACAAATTGTTGGCCACCAACACTTGGGTTCTCTTTGGACGAAAGCGTAGTGGCGATATTTTTCTTGAAGACATCCGTCGACTCAAGAAGACTGTTGAGGCCACGGAAACCTTGCCAAACGTCATTAGGAGCTTTGTCGAAGAAGGAGATGCTTCGGTTCGGGTACGTCCAGAAGTGCAGTTCCGGGGGTTGTCGACTAGCGACGGTTCTAACGCGGCCAAAGAGTTGTATTTCCCGATGGCCTATAACGACGAGCAGGTCTCGATAATCCAGAAGCTTGAGGCGAATGATGGGGTTGTAGTGCAAGGCCCGCCGGGGACTGGAAAGACCCACACGATTGCTAACGTCATATGCCATTACTTGGCCATGGGCAAGCGGGTGCTTGTTACTTCAAAAGGTGAAACCGCTCTATCAGTTTTGCAGGAAAAGCTCCCCGAGCGTATCCGCCCACTGAGTGTGGCACTGCTCTCTGAAGAGCGAGAGGGCATGAAGCAGTTTGAACACGCCATTCAGACCATTGCAACGGGAGTGGAGGGACTTCAGCCCCATCGGATTGAGGCACACATAGTGAGCCTTGACGCGGAACTCAATCAGCTTCATGCCAAGATTTCGCATGTTGACCGGTCAATTGCCGCGCATGCAGCGAGTCACATGCGCCAATATAAATTCCAAGGGCGAGAAATCTCCCCCGAAGAAATCGCGAAGTTGGTGATTGAGCAAGCAGATGAGCATCAGTGGTTTGACGACAATGTTTCAGACCAAAAAGGCGAGGCTTTGTCATTCACAGATGCCGACATCACTGGATTGCGGCAGGCTCGGGCAAAAGTTGGCGCAGATATCGCGTATCTCACAGCATCCTTGCCGCCAAACGATGACCTGCCCAGCTGGTCTGACCTTATTGGGCTGCACAAGGACATCGTTAAGGCTAAATCCATTGAATCAAAAGTAGAGGCTGGCGCCATCATCTCTTTGGTTGATTCGAAGTATGAAACCTTCAATCGTGCCCAAGAGTTACTGACATTCCTCGATGAATATTTAGCGCTCAAGGGAAGGCTGCTCGGCGATGCTATCGGACGCACTCTAGCTACCAGGCTCGCTGAATTGCAAGAACACGACCCTGTTCTGACTGGTTTGCTTGGCGTTTGCGGGTCATTTCGAGACATTGAGGCCAAGAGGAAAGAGTTTGTTGCAAAAGCTATCAGCGTCCCAGATTTGGCCGAGCGCAATCCAGATTTCATAGAAGCGTTGACGCGATTGATGAATGGCAAGGGCGCGTTTTTGCTCCCATTTGGAAAAGGCGAGGCTCGCCAATTGGTCGCGTCTGTCACGTTGTTGGGCGGAGCCCCCCAACGTACAGAAGACTGGCAAGAGGTCAACACTTATGTGCAGTGGCGGCTAAATGCACATCGGGAGGTGGCTCGATGGGCAGCAATCAGTACAGAATTTGGACTTAGCTGCCAAATCGCTGAGATTGAGACAACGGTCCGTTCCGTTGTCCAACAACAGGCTTGGGTTGACGATGCAAAACGGTTTGTTTTCGAAATGGACCGGCAAATGCATGGCCGTGTTCAAGCAGTCTGCGGCAAGCAAGTTGCCGACGCGGTGACAGAACAGGGTGACGGCTATCTAGTTGAAGTACGAGCAAGCCTGAATGCCCATTTGGAGCGAGGGCAGCTTGGCTATGCAATCAAGCGCGCGGGCGATGTTTTGGATAAGTTGAGAGATAGAAGTGGTTTAGTAGTTGACCAGCTGCGCGAATTCTTAACCCGAGAACTCGGCTCGCCGGTTTCAGTTGAAAGTGACCTACAAGCAAATTGGCTTGCGATTCAGAGAGATTTGTCACGGCTCAACGGTCTGCGTAGTTCGTTTGATGAGATTGACCGGGTGACCAATCTCATTTTCTCTGCGGGGGCTGAGAACTGGGCAAGTAGGTTGCGCACGGTTGCTGTATCCGGAGACTCCGATGCGGTGCTGCCAGTTCGTTGGCGCGAGGCTTGGTCATGGCGTATTGCCTATCTGTTTCTCGAAAAGATAGACGTTCATCAAAAAATTCGGGACCTATTTGGCGAGCGGCGCACACTGACGGCATCGCTTTCACGTACTTACCAAGACCTCGTCGCAGAGAAGACCTGGCTGGGCGTTTTCAACAACTCTCCACAAAGCATTCGCCAAGCGCTGCAGGCTTACCTGAACTCTATCCAGGCAATGGGTTCCGGCACAGGCATACGCGCGGTTCGTCATCGCCGGCACGCACGTGAAGCTATGCTAAAGGCATACATGGCGGTGCCTTGCTGGGTACTTCCACAGTGGCGAGTTTCCGAGACGTTACCCCCTGAGATAGGTCTATTCGACCTTGTCATCATTGACGAGGCGTCACAATCCGATATCTGGGCTTTGCCAGCCTTACTTCGTGGCAAGAAGTTGCTTGTCGTCGGGGACCACAAGCAAGTATCCCCCGGGGCAGTAGGTCTCGCTGAGCAAAGAATCATTGACTTGGAACAGCGTTTCTTAAGGTCGCAGTTCCATGGCGCGCAAATGACTCCGGACAAGTCGGTTTATGACCTGGCTCGCGTCGTCTTTGCAGGCAACTCTGTAATGCTGAAAGAGCACTTTCGATGTGTGCCGGCAATCATTGAGTTCTCAAACCGAGAGTTTTACAGCGGGGATATTAAGCCGCTAAGAGTTCCAAAGGCCAACGAGCGTCTGGACCCACCACTTATCGATGTGCGGGTTAAGGGTGGTTATCGCAAAGGGGATACCAACCCCGCCGAAGCACAGGCAATCGTTCAAGAGATTGAAAAAATCCTCACGACCCCAGAAATGGATGGCCGTTCTATCGGAATCGTCACTTTGCTTGGTACTGAACAGGCAAAGTTAATCAATGACTTGATTAATGAAAGAGTGTCGCCGGGGGATATCGTCTCTCGCAAGATTGCGGTTGGGCCACCCCCTGTGTTTCAAGGGCGCGAACGCGACATCATGATGGTGTCGATGGTGCTCGCACCGGGTGACCGTACCGCATCGGCAGTGGCTGGCCAACAACAACGGTTTAACGTGGCCCTATCAAGGGCACGCGACCGTATGTACTTATTCCGGTCAGTTGCGGATAACGCATTTTCAGAGGACTCCCTTAGCGGCAAGGTGATGCGGCACTTCCGCCAACCTTTCAATCAGGATGCACGGCAAGTTGAACGGCTGAGAGACCTATGTGAGTCTGCGTTCGAGCGGGACATGTTCGATGAAATCACCAAGAGGGGGTATCGCATCCAACCGCAAGTGCCCTGTGGTTCCTACCGAATCGATTTTGTAATTGAGGGTAGCGAGGGTCGTCGACTGGCCGTGGAGTGTGATGGGGACAGGTTCCATGGCCCCGGTCAATGGTCCGACGACATGGCTCGTCAAAGGGTTTTGGAACGCGCTGGCTGGACATTCTGGCGTTGCTTTGCGTCTAGTTTTGCCAGACGTCGCTCAGAGGTCCTAGATGACTTGTGGTCGACGCTAGCGGGGCTAGGGATTGAGCCACTTGGAGCAGATTTTGTTGACAACACCGCATGGGTTGAAACAAGGGACGTGGACCCATTTGGGGTCGACGTTACTGTGTCCGAACCCGTCGTGGAGGTTGCACTGCCATGA
- a CDS encoding OmpA family protein, with protein sequence MSEQEDTGTKVVAIVVSTIIVAILASVIGFAVSRSGAKPAPAAAVVEVADAASVRVEDGVVKFFFATGKADVAMGANEALANAVTAVSAGQQAVISGFHDASGDPVQNAELAKQRAIAVRDALVALGVPQDKVELKKPEEAMATGPANEARRVEVVVK encoded by the coding sequence ATGTCTGAGCAGGAAGATACCGGTACCAAAGTCGTTGCCATCGTCGTGAGCACCATCATCGTCGCCATTCTGGCTTCTGTGATTGGTTTTGCCGTCAGCCGGTCTGGCGCTAAGCCTGCACCTGCGGCAGCGGTTGTTGAAGTGGCAGACGCGGCCAGTGTGCGGGTTGAAGACGGTGTGGTGAAGTTCTTTTTTGCCACAGGCAAAGCAGACGTTGCCATGGGTGCTAACGAAGCCCTTGCCAACGCAGTGACCGCCGTATCTGCCGGTCAGCAAGCGGTGATCAGTGGTTTTCATGACGCGAGCGGCGACCCCGTTCAGAACGCCGAATTGGCCAAGCAACGTGCCATCGCGGTGCGCGACGCTCTGGTGGCCCTGGGTGTTCCCCAAGACAAAGTCGAGTTGAAAAAGCCTGAGGAAGCAATGGCTACAGGCCCCGCCAATGAAGCACGCCGCGTGGAAGTGGTTGTGAAATAA
- the istB gene encoding IS21-like element helper ATPase IstB has translation MSLQMERLRELCDQLRLLNLPDQLAHLGQMAAKKELGYLEFLEQALRGEALARVERTRAMLTRIAGFPAIKTLDEFDFQFASGVPKTLVQELGSLAFVERSENVVLLGASGVGKTHLAIALGYRATQAGIKTRFITAADLLMTLSTALRQNTLEEAIKRIVRPYRLLIIDEVGYLPMNREQANLLFQVIAKRYEVGSLILTSNLPFGQWDQTFADDATLTAALLDRLLHHAHVVPISGDSYRLKDKRRAGVIAASSNALLKRKRSHLDTQEEQAA, from the coding sequence ATGAGCCTGCAAATGGAAAGACTGCGTGAACTGTGTGATCAGCTGCGCCTGCTCAACTTACCCGATCAGCTTGCCCACTTGGGGCAAATGGCGGCCAAGAAAGAGCTGGGGTACCTGGAGTTCCTGGAGCAAGCCTTGCGTGGCGAGGCTCTGGCCAGGGTGGAGAGAACGCGCGCCATGCTCACGCGCATAGCGGGCTTCCCCGCCATCAAGACGCTCGATGAGTTTGACTTCCAGTTTGCCAGCGGTGTGCCCAAAACTCTGGTGCAGGAGCTTGGCAGTCTGGCCTTCGTGGAGCGCAGCGAGAACGTGGTCTTGCTGGGCGCCAGTGGGGTGGGCAAAACCCACTTGGCCATCGCCTTGGGCTACAGGGCAACCCAGGCTGGAATCAAGACGCGTTTCATCACGGCGGCAGATCTGCTGATGACACTGAGCACGGCACTACGGCAGAACACCCTGGAAGAGGCTATCAAACGCATCGTGCGTCCCTACCGGCTGTTGATCATTGACGAAGTCGGGTACCTACCCATGAATCGGGAACAGGCGAATCTTCTGTTCCAAGTCATTGCCAAACGCTATGAAGTGGGAAGTCTCATCCTGACCTCCAATCTGCCGTTTGGGCAATGGGACCAGACATTTGCAGACGATGCAACGCTGACAGCGGCGCTACTTGACCGACTGCTCCACCACGCCCATGTGGTCCCGATCTCAGGAGACTCCTATCGCCTGAAAGATAAGCGGCGTGCCGGTGTGATTGCCGCCAGCAGCAATGCCCTACTCAAACGAAAACGCAGTCACCTTGATACACAGGAGGAGCAAGCAGCCTAG
- a CDS encoding AEC family transporter, translating into MPLDNPVLSSLLPVVLLILVGYLSGRFNVIRQEAVRDLSNLVFLVLIQALLFRTMCAVDVAHLDFSALSIYLATAAGLFFVLLVAQGGSSRAAVLALSGIFSNTATIGIPLIGLAYGKEALVVLFTLISMHSLVLLTMTTVVLELCSAREQAHAGHTRSGHLRTIGLAVRNAIFHPVPMPIIAGLLFAQTGWVLPGVVDRPLQLLANAFSPVALVLMGVTLAKTSIGQHLRASLVISSIKNLLHPLLMTLLGYAAGLRGITLTVLVMAAALPIGANVFLFAQRYQKAEELVTASVVVSTVMALFTVSLVMYLLPLWVG; encoded by the coding sequence ATGCCACTCGACAACCCCGTACTCTCTTCCCTGCTACCGGTCGTCCTGCTGATTTTGGTGGGCTACCTGAGTGGCAGATTCAATGTCATCCGCCAGGAGGCGGTGCGCGACCTTAGCAATCTGGTCTTCTTGGTACTGATCCAGGCGCTGCTGTTTCGCACCATGTGCGCTGTGGATGTGGCGCATCTCGACTTCAGTGCCCTGTCGATCTACCTGGCTACAGCGGCTGGTTTGTTCTTTGTACTGCTGGTGGCGCAGGGTGGCAGTAGCCGCGCGGCGGTGCTGGCGCTCTCCGGCATTTTCAGCAATACCGCCACGATTGGTATTCCGCTCATTGGCCTGGCCTATGGCAAAGAGGCGCTGGTGGTGCTGTTCACCCTGATCTCGATGCACTCGCTGGTGCTGCTGACCATGACCACCGTGGTGCTGGAGCTGTGCAGCGCCCGCGAGCAAGCCCATGCCGGGCACACCCGGAGCGGCCACTTGCGCACCATCGGCCTGGCGGTGCGCAACGCCATCTTTCACCCGGTGCCCATGCCCATCATTGCCGGCTTGTTGTTTGCGCAAACCGGCTGGGTGCTGCCCGGGGTAGTAGACCGCCCGCTGCAACTGCTGGCCAATGCATTCAGCCCGGTGGCGCTGGTGCTGATGGGGGTGACACTGGCCAAAACGTCCATTGGGCAGCACCTGCGGGCTTCGCTCGTGATCTCCAGCATCAAGAACCTGCTGCACCCCTTGCTGATGACCTTGTTGGGTTATGCCGCCGGCTTGCGCGGTATCACTTTGACAGTGCTGGTGATGGCCGCCGCCTTGCCGATCGGCGCCAACGTGTTTTTGTTTGCCCAGCGCTACCAGAAGGCGGAAGAGCTGGTCACCGCCAGCGTGGTGGTGTCCACCGTGATGGCGCTATTTACCGTGTCACTGGTGATGTACCTGCTGCCCTTGTGGGTTGGCTGA
- the istA gene encoding IS21 family transposase — protein MITNEEYMELKVLRKHRLSLREISVQTGMAVNTVRKYLEGGPPAMKKLPACKSKLDPFKDYLAGRIQAAKPDWIPATVLQREIAAQGYTGSVRILQEYLKELRPQARPDPVVRFETQPGEQMQMDWIEFRKAGHKDGMLAAFVATLGHSRATFAEFVTDMKLETLLACHVRAFESFGGVTREVLYDNMKTVILKRDAYGKNLHQFQGAFADFAHHHGFVPRVCKPYRAKTKGKVERMNGYIRRSFWVPLVASMKQQGLVVDADTANREMRTWLRDVANVRIHGTTGCVPALALQTERAHLLAIPSAYSGRTVRQLQKVTGSGAAVRPIPAAAWRGLQHPLAMYDTLVHNQASAGGRP, from the coding sequence ATGATTACGAACGAGGAGTACATGGAACTCAAGGTATTAAGGAAACACAGGCTGAGCTTGCGCGAGATATCGGTGCAAACTGGTATGGCAGTCAACACGGTGCGTAAGTATTTGGAGGGTGGTCCGCCGGCCATGAAGAAACTGCCGGCATGTAAGAGCAAGCTCGATCCATTCAAGGACTACCTGGCTGGACGTATTCAGGCGGCCAAGCCTGATTGGATTCCAGCAACGGTGCTGCAGCGTGAGATTGCCGCACAGGGGTATACGGGCTCCGTGCGCATCCTGCAGGAGTACCTCAAGGAGTTGCGTCCACAGGCGCGCCCGGATCCGGTTGTGCGGTTCGAGACCCAGCCCGGTGAGCAAATGCAGATGGACTGGATCGAGTTCCGCAAGGCTGGGCATAAAGACGGCATGTTGGCGGCGTTTGTGGCAACGCTGGGCCACAGCCGGGCGACCTTCGCGGAGTTCGTCACAGACATGAAGCTGGAGACACTACTGGCGTGCCATGTCAGGGCGTTCGAGAGCTTTGGTGGAGTCACCCGTGAAGTGCTGTACGACAACATGAAGACCGTCATCCTCAAGCGTGACGCCTACGGCAAGAACCTGCACCAGTTCCAGGGTGCCTTTGCTGACTTTGCGCACCACCATGGCTTTGTGCCGCGGGTGTGCAAGCCCTATCGGGCCAAGACCAAGGGCAAAGTCGAACGCATGAATGGCTACATCCGGCGCAGCTTCTGGGTGCCATTGGTGGCGAGTATGAAGCAGCAAGGCTTGGTGGTGGACGCGGACACAGCCAATCGGGAAATGCGCACCTGGCTGCGTGACGTTGCCAATGTGCGGATCCACGGAACCACTGGGTGTGTGCCGGCACTGGCTTTGCAAACTGAGCGCGCACATCTGCTGGCCATCCCCAGCGCCTACAGTGGGCGAACAGTGCGTCAATTACAAAAAGTCACCGGTAGCGGCGCAGCAGTCCGGCCAATTCCAGCCGCGGCATGGCGAGGCCTGCAGCATCCTCTGGCGATGTATGACACGCTGGTGCACAACCAAGCCTCAGCAGGAGGACGACCATGA
- a CDS encoding DUF502 domain-containing protein, with protein MNLKLKHPLRTLLTGALALLPLAATLLLLSWLLSLLAVWLGPGSAFGQMLTGIGLGLTESEIIGYLLGLLLVVVLVYAFGLMVERGLEQGAARLLETLLQRIPVVRTVYDVVQKLVGLLGRKEGAELQSLSPVWLYFGGKPQPDTASAATVGGAGKQGTAVLGFLSTPQAVMIGGLPYLGVLVPTAPVPVGGGLLYVPPDWVEPAEIGMEAVTSIYVSMGVTSDQYLPKSAP; from the coding sequence ATGAACCTCAAGCTGAAACACCCCCTGCGCACCCTGCTCACCGGGGCGCTGGCGCTCTTGCCTTTGGCCGCAACCTTGCTCTTGCTGTCGTGGTTGTTGAGCCTGCTCGCGGTGTGGCTCGGGCCGGGGAGCGCGTTCGGGCAAATGCTCACCGGCATTGGCCTGGGGCTGACCGAGTCCGAGATCATTGGCTACCTGCTGGGCTTGTTGCTGGTGGTGGTGCTGGTCTACGCGTTTGGCTTGATGGTGGAGCGCGGTTTGGAGCAGGGCGCTGCCAGACTGCTGGAAACGCTTTTGCAACGCATTCCCGTGGTCCGCACCGTGTACGACGTGGTGCAAAAGCTGGTCGGTCTGCTGGGTCGCAAAGAGGGGGCGGAACTGCAGTCGCTGTCCCCGGTGTGGCTGTATTTCGGCGGCAAGCCTCAGCCGGACACTGCTAGTGCCGCTACCGTTGGTGGAGCTGGCAAACAAGGAACCGCGGTGCTCGGTTTCCTGTCAACGCCGCAGGCGGTCATGATTGGCGGCTTGCCTTATCTGGGGGTACTGGTGCCTACGGCACCGGTTCCGGTGGGGGGCGGCTTGCTGTATGTGCCACCCGACTGGGTGGAACCGGCGGAGATTGGCATGGAGGCCGTCACCAGCATTTATGTCTCCATGGGCGTGACCTCTGACCAGTACCTACCCAAATCGGCACCTTGA
- a CDS encoding VanZ family protein, whose protein sequence is MTLNRVRVFWKVAFWALVVLTTVMSLMPNEQVPSSLVFWDKAQHTLGFAALAVLGLLAYPLAVPRVLAGVLLFGASIECAQALTGWRQGDWMDWLADAVGVALGTAAVAVWARLRGRSLFAGNSET, encoded by the coding sequence GTGACGTTGAATCGGGTCCGTGTATTCTGGAAAGTCGCCTTCTGGGCCCTGGTGGTCTTGACGACTGTCATGTCCCTGATGCCCAACGAGCAGGTGCCCTCCAGCCTGGTGTTTTGGGACAAGGCGCAGCACACCCTGGGCTTTGCGGCACTCGCAGTGCTGGGTTTGCTGGCCTACCCTTTGGCTGTGCCGCGTGTGCTGGCAGGTGTGTTGCTGTTCGGTGCCAGCATTGAATGCGCACAGGCTTTGACCGGTTGGCGCCAAGGCGACTGGATGGACTGGCTTGCCGATGCTGTTGGCGTTGCCTTGGGGACCGCCGCCGTGGCGGTATGGGCGCGCTTGCGCGGCCGGTCACTTTTTGCAGGAAATTCCGAGACATGA